From Salipiger profundus, a single genomic window includes:
- a CDS encoding quinoprotein relay system zinc metallohydrolase 2: protein MFEAVMMLCATLAEGEACREALVPGYATGTRAACEAGLRARPVEGAACAQAGPVLPVIEAAPGVYVHTGAIAEPDAANHGDVSNLGFVVGETAIAVIDSGGSAQVGEALWRAIRVRSDLPVTHVILTHMHPDHVFGAGVFAGAEVVGHAGLQRALAERRESYLESFSRLIGPGAFLGSDVPQVDRGIEDVAEIDLGGRALRLRAWPLAHTGTDLTVFDAQTGTLFAGDLVFDRHAPALDGSLRGWQAVLDDMAKIEADRMIPGHGGPVMGWPEGAAPLKRYLDTLARDTRKALDEGARLSEAVGRIAAEEADDWSLFEAYNPRNATVAFTELEWE, encoded by the coding sequence ATGTTCGAAGCGGTGATGATGCTGTGCGCGACGTTGGCGGAGGGCGAGGCCTGTCGCGAGGCGCTGGTGCCGGGCTACGCCACCGGGACCCGCGCGGCCTGCGAGGCGGGCCTGCGCGCGCGCCCGGTCGAGGGGGCAGCCTGCGCGCAGGCCGGGCCGGTGCTGCCGGTGATCGAGGCGGCGCCGGGGGTCTACGTGCACACGGGCGCCATCGCCGAGCCGGATGCCGCGAACCACGGCGACGTGTCGAACCTTGGCTTCGTGGTGGGCGAGACCGCCATCGCGGTGATCGACAGCGGCGGCTCGGCGCAGGTCGGGGAAGCGCTGTGGCGGGCGATCCGCGTCCGCAGCGACCTGCCGGTGACACATGTCATCCTGACGCACATGCACCCGGACCACGTCTTCGGGGCCGGTGTCTTCGCGGGGGCCGAGGTCGTCGGTCATGCGGGGCTGCAGCGGGCGCTGGCGGAGCGGCGGGAGAGCTACCTCGAGAGCTTCTCGCGGCTCATCGGGCCCGGGGCGTTTCTCGGCAGCGACGTGCCGCAGGTGGATCGAGGCATCGAGGACGTGGCCGAGATCGATCTTGGGGGGCGGGCGCTGCGGCTGCGCGCCTGGCCGCTGGCGCACACCGGCACAGACCTGACCGTGTTCGACGCGCAAACCGGCACGCTGTTCGCCGGTGATCTGGTGTTCGACCGCCATGCGCCAGCGCTGGACGGCTCGCTGCGCGGATGGCAGGCGGTTCTGGACGACATGGCGAAGATCGAGGCGGACCGGATGATTCCGGGACACGGGGGGCCTGTGATGGGCTGGCCCGAGGGTGCGGCGCCGCTCAAGCGCTACCTCGACACGCTGGCGCGCGATACGCGCAAGGCGCTGGACGAGGGCGCGCGCCTGTCGGAGGCGGTGGGACGCATCGCGGCGGAGGAAGCCGACGACTGGTCACTGTTCGAGGCCTACAACCCGCGCAACGCCACGGTGGCCTTTACCGAACTCGAGTGGGAGTAG
- a CDS encoding quinoprotein dehydrogenase-associated SoxYZ-like carrier, with protein sequence MDHRSLTAALLAAALLASPLKAADTPNPLTDSPTWDSLRADVTGQDTPIPAADGLFTLDAPYRAEDAATVPLRIVQADPSVPIRAATVVIDENPAPVAGTFTFSEAMAPLDFEFRVRVNQYSNVRVIADTPGGLRMDGRFVKASGGCSAPATKDPEQALAGMGQMRLRLFGQEPAAEPAMSTPRREAQIMVRHPNYSGLQRDQITQLFIPAHFIDHLEVWQGEEQLFAMDGGISISENPAFRFSYDDNGAPALTVRATDTEGNRFETVLPKAGG encoded by the coding sequence ATGGACCATCGATCCCTGACCGCGGCCCTGCTGGCAGCGGCGCTTCTGGCGTCGCCGCTCAAGGCCGCCGACACCCCCAACCCGCTGACCGACAGCCCGACGTGGGACAGCCTGCGCGCCGACGTCACCGGGCAGGACACGCCGATACCCGCCGCCGACGGGCTGTTCACGCTCGACGCCCCCTACCGCGCCGAGGACGCCGCCACGGTGCCGCTGCGGATCGTGCAGGCCGATCCGTCGGTGCCGATCCGCGCCGCGACGGTGGTGATCGACGAGAACCCCGCGCCGGTGGCCGGCACCTTCACCTTTTCCGAGGCGATGGCGCCGCTCGACTTCGAGTTTCGGGTGCGGGTGAACCAGTATTCCAACGTGCGCGTCATCGCCGACACGCCGGGGGGGCTGCGGATGGACGGGCGCTTCGTGAAGGCCTCGGGCGGCTGCTCGGCGCCGGCCACGAAGGACCCGGAGCAGGCGCTCGCGGGCATGGGACAGATGAGGCTGCGCCTCTTCGGCCAGGAGCCTGCCGCGGAACCGGCCATGTCGACACCCCGGCGCGAGGCGCAGATCATGGTCCGCCACCCGAACTACTCGGGTCTGCAGCGCGACCAGATCACCCAGCTCTTCATCCCCGCGCATTTCATCGATCACCTCGAGGTCTGGCAGGGCGAGGAGCAGCTCTTCGCCATGGATGGCGGGATCTCGATCAGCGAGAACCCGGCCTTCCGCTTTTCCTACGACGACAACGGCGCCCCGGCGCTGACGGTCCGGGCCACCGACACCGAGGGCAACCGCTTCGAGACGGTCCTGCCCAAGGCCGGCGGTTGA